Proteins co-encoded in one Candidatus Coatesbacteria bacterium genomic window:
- a CDS encoding TIGR00159 family protein, which yields MEVPPVFEIQFGIKDLIDILIVAFIVYELLVMIKGTRAVQMLLGLLLIVLAAIFAELLGLRALSFLFGNFRTVWIITFIILFQPELRQVLAHFGQNRFIRFFIGTETNYIDEVVDAVRECIERKIGALVVFEYSDGLRYYVDRGVKLGAKLTSELLVTIFTDRSPLHDGATIIQNGLIAASGTMLPLADPPGLSRTYGARHRAALGISEESDAVAVVVSEERQVASIARNGRLTEYKLDELHRLRADLVKIFGHE from the coding sequence TTGGAGGTCCCACCGGTGTTCGAGATCCAGTTCGGCATCAAAGACCTGATCGACATCCTGATCGTAGCCTTTATCGTCTACGAGCTGTTGGTGATGATCAAGGGCACTCGGGCGGTGCAGATGCTGCTGGGGCTGCTGTTGATCGTTCTGGCAGCCATCTTCGCCGAGCTTCTCGGTCTGCGCGCCCTGAGTTTCCTCTTCGGCAACTTCCGCACCGTCTGGATCATCACCTTCATCATCCTTTTCCAGCCCGAGCTGCGCCAGGTACTGGCCCACTTCGGCCAGAACCGCTTCATCCGTTTCTTCATCGGCACCGAGACCAACTACATCGACGAGGTCGTCGACGCCGTCCGGGAGTGCATCGAGCGCAAGATCGGCGCCCTGGTCGTCTTCGAATACTCCGACGGCCTGCGCTACTACGTCGACCGCGGGGTCAAGCTCGGGGCCAAGCTGACCTCGGAGCTGCTGGTGACCATCTTCACCGATCGCTCCCCCCTCCACGACGGCGCGACCATCATTCAGAACGGGCTGATCGCCGCCTCGGGCACCATGCTGCCCCTGGCCGATCCCCCGGGACTGTCACGCACCTACGGCGCCCGCCACCGGGCCGCCCTGGGCATCAGCGAGGAATCCGACGCCGTCGCCGTGGTGGTCAGCGAGGAGCGCCAGGTGGCCTCGATCGCCCGCAACGGGCGGCTGACCGAGTACAAGCTCGACGAGCTGCACCGGCTGCGCGCGGACTTGGTCAAGATCTTCGGTCACGAGTAG